The nucleotide window GTCCGGCTTGACCATGAGGAACTGCGGTAGCGCGAGATACTGCTCCTGAAAACCAAGCCAGCGTGACGCCTGTCGCAGATGCGTGTATTGAACTTCATATTCGGTATGTCCGGGCAGTTTTACTGGTGTGGGCCAGCCAGTCTCCACGCCGAACTCGACGAGAAGGGCGCGGCCACCTGGGCGCAGTACGCGCCAGAGTTCAGCGAGAAATCGAACGGGGCCCAGATTGAAGACGCATTCGTCGGGTAATTGCGGATTGAGTGGCAGCCGGATGCGGCGAATCCAGTCAAGCGCTTCCTGATGGACGGGCGTCTGGCTCCGGCCGGTTTCAATCTCGTGGCGCGTGAGATTGACCGGCGTCATGTCAGCGAGGTTTTCGTTATCGATGACGATGTCGATGCTGGCATCGTGGAAGGGCAGGTGTTCGGCGTTTGCATTCAACCCGCGGCAGGGCCAGCCGGCCGCGCGGGCAAGGCGTAATTGTGTTTTGACAAACGGCGGCGTGAGATCAAGAAAAGTGTACTGGAGCCCCTGTCGCTCGGCCGGCGAGAGCTCCGCCGCAAGTTCCTTGGCGACGTATCCCAGCCCGCCGCCGATTTCGACCAGCATACGCGCTTTGGATGACCACCAGCCGCGCTGCCGCAATTGCCGGCCGAGCAGCCGGCCATAGGTCAGGCCTTGCAACGCTTCGCTCGGTTCGCGGAACAGATGCGAGACTGTCGTTTCAATCGTGTCGAAGTGACCCTCGTGACTGGCTATGTCCTTCGTATGAAACTGGACGAGATGCTCACCGCCCTCAAAACCCTGCCGGCCTGACCAGCCTTCACGGATCTGCTGCAAGAGCAGGTCCCACTTGATGTTCAGCCGATGCCCGCCGTCGGGCGGTTCGGTGCCGTAGTAACAGAGCGAATAGTTGGGAAGCGACCAGCGTTCTAAGAACCAGCAGCCATTCTGTCCTTCCGGCCCACACACCCACTTACCATAGCGATTAAGGAGTTCCCCGACGGTTGCGTGGCCGTCCATAGCGGTCAGGAGTTCCAGTCCGGCACGATTGAGGCGGACAAGCGGGAACTGATCGTCGAGCGGAGTGAGCCACCATTCGTTGGCGCTGTATTGGTACATGATCATGTCTGGCATGCGCCAGGCACGGAGCGCGAGAACCTGATCGGATAAGGTGAGAGGTTGATGGAGTGTAGCGGCTAATTTCATGGTGCGTGCGTTAGGGTAAACGGCTAGTTAATTCGGGACGTAAGGTACATGAATGGCGGAACGGAAGTCGAGCGCGGAACGGTCAGGTTTGCGACGGGAGAGAGGATTCTATGACGGTCAGCATGCCTCGCATAATAGGATGTACGCGACAGTGATAGGGATACCGGCCGGGCGGCAGGCTGTCAATGGTGTAGCGCGCGTTAGGCAGCATGGTGCTCGAATCGAAGGCGCAGGTCTCGTCGGTGACGCAGCCGTCGTGGGTGATCGTGTGCTCGGTCGGCGTGAGATTATCCCATCGGATCGGCGTGCCAATCGTGACAGCGGCCGTCTTGGGTGAAAAATAGGGCGAGGCGTCGTCGATTGTGATCAAAAACTGCATCGGCGTGGCCGTGCCGGGCAGGGCGCTCAGTAGCAGCGCGGCAATTGCAATGACAGTGCGAACGGCGGTCTTGGCA belongs to Nitrospira sp. and includes:
- a CDS encoding class I SAM-dependent methyltransferase → MKLAATLHQPLTLSDQVLALRAWRMPDMIMYQYSANEWWLTPLDDQFPLVRLNRAGLELLTAMDGHATVGELLNRYGKWVCGPEGQNGCWFLERWSLPNYSLCYYGTEPPDGGHRLNIKWDLLLQQIREGWSGRQGFEGGEHLVQFHTKDIASHEGHFDTIETTVSHLFREPSEALQGLTYGRLLGRQLRQRGWWSSKARMLVEIGGGLGYVAKELAAELSPAERQGLQYTFLDLTPPFVKTQLRLARAAGWPCRGLNANAEHLPFHDASIDIVIDNENLADMTPVNLTRHEIETGRSQTPVHQEALDWIRRIRLPLNPQLPDECVFNLGPVRFLAELWRVLRPGGRALLVEFGVETGWPTPVKLPGHTEYEVQYTHLRQASRWLGFQEQYLALPQFLMVKPDTKVLCTGAAYAIQRFCQAQGKSFSIRAYTENELAQALGDMLARLSGYHYHEIIDPAWFGLWDFKVLLLEKPGGAPKTAFQETKGFRWYSQR